A window from Leuconostoc mesenteroides subsp. mesenteroides encodes these proteins:
- a CDS encoding phage terminase small subunit P27 family — translation MPRKAKITTDDTDRAYQRERTEALKEANADIKQLPKTAPKHLTGVASRLWTTLVPALNKLGYITVADKSTLEAFCINYSVMREAYENIKEVGAIYENSGRYYKNPATAVLNDATGKVKSLGGELGLSPSSRATLIDLASADDGSLNADAIADMFGGSQ, via the coding sequence ATGCCTAGAAAAGCAAAAATAACAACAGATGATACAGACCGTGCCTATCAAAGAGAACGTACTGAAGCCTTGAAAGAGGCTAATGCAGATATTAAACAGTTACCAAAGACAGCGCCTAAGCATCTGACGGGTGTAGCTAGTCGATTGTGGACTACCTTAGTACCAGCGTTGAATAAATTGGGCTATATCACAGTAGCTGACAAATCGACACTTGAAGCCTTTTGCATCAATTACAGTGTTATGCGTGAAGCCTATGAGAATATCAAAGAAGTTGGGGCTATCTATGAAAATAGTGGACGATACTATAAGAACCCAGCCACAGCCGTTTTGAATGATGCCACTGGTAAGGTGAAGTCATTAGGTGGCGAGTTAGGATTAAGTCCAAGCTCTCGTGCAACCTTGATTGATTTGGCTAGTGCTGATGACGGTAGCTTGAATGCTGATGCCATTGCTGACATGTTTGGTGGTAGCCAATGA
- a CDS encoding terminase large subunit has protein sequence MIEQYQDVINDFGIGEPTIKYAVGVLTGHIIAGEKIKLSCERHLSDLQRIKTDPEFHYAYDAERTEKIIKFSTLLVDLETNEPFKISPYEAFIVGLLEGWKEPETGGKRFDRAIISMARANGKTAVMALISLFNFLFGQPKTNRQLAVASADTAHADALFKYMSSQWANLAGGTFSKMAKQWGIEYNQREMKIKSQSTTMRKLSASSSTTSDGIGHFSYAVVDEYHLFKDRSFINSITSGQTFLPYSQTIFISTSGTDVRSPMFADYKRYSSYMEQKTWREIDNILFLAWEQDNDDEAFGDPSVWQKSNPLFELESKRKSAIPKMTAERDELNSQGRLPDFLTKNMNRWQNAKENAFLPVDLLTQSIITAFNMQGRDVYIGFDYSQTNDDTAIAFVFPYTDDTGNQKFHLYQHSFIPLAKLGTIEAKEQRDGINYRDVESKGFATITRDRFGLIDEDEVFNFMLSFIEKYDLNVKAILYDQWGTGTFIRRLDEVKNDYLIIPVRQGIKSLNEPTKFLQTAFIKSQITMLDDEAMFGALSNAVIVQDNNGIKIDKNTNSAKIDVADAIVNALFEGMFYFTSFSNAPEDKSHSPFAGMSEDQVNDYFMNEFKF, from the coding sequence ATGATTGAACAATATCAAGATGTTATCAATGATTTTGGGATTGGTGAACCGACTATCAAATATGCTGTTGGTGTCTTGACTGGTCATATCATTGCAGGAGAGAAAATCAAACTATCATGTGAACGTCACTTATCAGATTTACAACGGATTAAAACTGATCCAGAATTTCACTACGCTTATGATGCAGAGCGAACAGAAAAAATTATCAAGTTTAGTACATTATTGGTTGATTTAGAAACAAATGAGCCGTTTAAAATTAGTCCTTATGAAGCGTTTATTGTTGGTCTATTAGAGGGTTGGAAAGAGCCTGAAACAGGTGGTAAGCGCTTTGATAGGGCAATTATATCAATGGCACGTGCAAATGGGAAAACAGCCGTGATGGCGTTGATAAGCTTGTTTAATTTCTTGTTTGGTCAACCTAAAACGAACCGACAGTTAGCGGTTGCCAGTGCTGATACGGCTCATGCTGATGCCTTGTTCAAATACATGTCTAGTCAGTGGGCTAACCTAGCAGGTGGGACGTTTTCTAAGATGGCTAAGCAGTGGGGTATTGAGTACAACCAACGTGAGATGAAAATTAAAAGCCAGTCGACAACCATGCGTAAATTAAGTGCCTCATCAAGTACAACTAGTGATGGTATTGGTCATTTTAGTTACGCTGTGGTTGATGAATATCACTTATTCAAAGACCGTTCGTTTATCAATTCAATTACATCAGGGCAAACGTTCCTACCATACTCACAAACGATATTTATTAGTACCAGTGGGACAGATGTGCGCAGTCCAATGTTTGCAGATTATAAGCGGTATAGCTCATATATGGAGCAAAAGACATGGCGTGAGATTGATAATATTCTGTTTCTAGCATGGGAACAAGACAATGATGATGAAGCCTTTGGAGACCCAAGTGTTTGGCAGAAGTCTAATCCATTATTTGAGTTAGAATCTAAACGCAAGTCAGCGATACCAAAAATGACTGCTGAACGAGATGAATTAAATTCACAGGGACGTTTACCTGATTTCTTAACCAAAAACATGAACAGGTGGCAGAATGCAAAAGAGAATGCGTTTCTACCAGTTGATTTGCTCACACAGTCGATTATTACAGCGTTCAATATGCAAGGTAGAGATGTCTATATTGGGTTTGATTACAGCCAAACTAATGATGATACAGCCATAGCCTTTGTATTCCCTTATACAGATGATACAGGTAACCAAAAGTTTCACTTATATCAACACTCATTTATCCCATTGGCTAAGTTAGGAACGATTGAAGCCAAAGAACAGCGTGATGGCATCAACTATCGAGATGTAGAAAGTAAGGGCTTTGCTACAATTACTCGTGACAGATTTGGGTTGATTGATGAAGATGAGGTATTTAATTTCATGTTGTCGTTCATTGAAAAATATGATCTCAATGTTAAGGCTATCTTGTATGACCAATGGGGAACAGGGACGTTTATCAGGCGACTAGATGAGGTCAAGAACGATTATCTGATTATTCCAGTTCGTCAGGGTATCAAGTCATTAAACGAACCCACAAAGTTCTTACAAACAGCGTTTATCAAGTCACAAATAACTATGCTTGATGATGAAGCCATGTTTGGCGCTTTATCTAATGCGGTTATTGTACAAGATAACAATGGTATCAAGATTGATAAGAACACCAACAGTGCAAAGATTGATGTGGCTGATGCCATTGTCAACGCCTTATTTGAGGGTATGTTTTACTTTACTTCATTCTCAAACGCCCCAGAAGATAAGAGCCACAGTCCATTTGCTGGTATGAGTGAAGACCAGGTAAATGATTATTTTATGAATGAGTTTAAATTTTAA
- a CDS encoding phage portal protein: protein MSIKNPFETRQMITPSNYMPFIFADSGVAIVPNDLISADVALHNSDLYSVTSLISADIAGAIFTGSNPNALNVLNKPSHLTSRYNFWQTVVLEILLSGNAFVVIDGQELRYVPNQNVMLDLTNDVLTYQITPFGDYQGGTYQASAVLHFKIMAHGVNGAELIGHSPLESLVNEVQQQEQANRLSLSTIAKALNPTSVIKVPEAIVSPEAKDNIRNEFEKANTGANAGRTLVLDQSADFQSISINADVAKFLNNAIYQRTQISKAFGVPDSYLNGQGDQQSNLEMIQSMYVNGLNRYIEPIISEIQAKFSDDISLDMSSILDYSNATLKQDLLNFVDKGILDGSQAQKILVDKGVINL from the coding sequence ATGAGTATTAAAAATCCATTTGAAACAAGGCAGATGATTACACCTAGTAATTACATGCCTTTTATTTTTGCTGACAGTGGCGTGGCTATTGTCCCTAATGATTTGATTAGCGCTGATGTTGCTTTACACAACAGTGACCTATACAGCGTAACAAGCCTTATCAGTGCAGATATTGCAGGTGCTATTTTTACAGGAAGTAATCCCAACGCCTTGAACGTTTTGAATAAGCCAAGCCATTTGACGAGCCGTTACAATTTTTGGCAGACGGTTGTTTTGGAGATATTGCTATCAGGTAATGCCTTTGTAGTGATTGATGGTCAAGAATTGCGCTATGTTCCTAATCAGAATGTGATGCTTGATTTAACCAATGATGTGCTGACTTATCAAATTACACCCTTTGGCGATTATCAAGGTGGGACATATCAAGCCAGTGCTGTACTTCATTTCAAGATTATGGCTCATGGTGTCAATGGTGCTGAATTAATCGGTCACAGTCCACTAGAAAGCCTAGTGAATGAAGTTCAACAGCAGGAACAAGCCAATCGGTTGTCGTTGAGTACGATAGCGAAAGCACTTAATCCCACGTCAGTTATCAAAGTACCTGAAGCAATAGTGAGTCCTGAAGCTAAGGATAATATCCGTAACGAGTTTGAGAAAGCCAATACAGGTGCGAATGCTGGTCGTACTTTGGTATTAGATCAGAGTGCAGACTTTCAAAGTATCTCAATCAATGCAGACGTTGCCAAGTTCTTAAACAATGCAATTTATCAACGGACACAGATTAGTAAGGCATTTGGTGTCCCTGATAGCTACTTAAATGGTCAAGGCGACCAACAAAGTAACTTAGAAATGATACAGAGCATGTATGTGAATGGTTTAAATCGTTACATTGAACCAATTATTAGTGAAATACAAGCTAAGTTTAGTGACGATATTTCATTAGATATGAGTAGCATTTTGGATTATTCCAACGCCACTTTAAAGCAAGATTTACTGAATTTTGTTGATAAAGGTATCTTAGACGGCTCTCAGGCGCAAAAAATCTTAGTTGACAAGGGGGTAATCAATTTATGA
- a CDS encoding HK97 family phage prohead protease: MSDKEVRTFDIKGLEVRDATSDDFIGQISGYAVVFNEPSENLGGFIEYVNPDAFNNVNLSDVVALYDHNFANVLGRTSADTLKLDVDKKGLHFILDIPNTTLGNDVYTNIRAGNLKGMSFGFTVDSDEWGKETNDTPKRTINSIGALYEVSVVTMPAYQETTVAVTRALKNDAYKQKMLAMLKLYE, encoded by the coding sequence ATGAGCGATAAAGAGGTTAGAACCTTTGATATTAAAGGGTTAGAAGTGCGTGATGCCACTAGTGATGACTTTATTGGTCAAATTAGTGGGTATGCCGTTGTATTTAATGAACCGAGTGAAAACTTAGGCGGGTTTATCGAATATGTTAATCCTGATGCGTTTAATAATGTCAATCTAAGTGACGTAGTTGCTTTGTATGATCACAATTTTGCAAACGTATTAGGCAGAACATCAGCAGATACCTTAAAACTTGATGTTGATAAAAAGGGCTTGCATTTTATTTTAGATATTCCGAATACAACGTTAGGTAATGACGTATACACCAACATCAGAGCAGGTAATTTAAAGGGCATGAGCTTTGGCTTTACGGTTGATTCAGATGAATGGGGTAAGGAAACAAACGACACACCAAAACGAACTATCAACAGTATAGGGGCGTTATATGAAGTGTCAGTAGTTACTATGCCCGCTTATCAGGAAACAACCGTGGCAGTAACCAGAGCGCTTAAAAATGATGCCTACAAGCAAAAGATGTTGGCAATGTTGAAGCTATATGAATAA
- a CDS encoding phage major capsid protein: MKISEIETELNALKKQKANKIVEVRALADSDDSDVADVQKGVSSIDDLQEQIDALQAQLDAIKKAQGLSDDSTDDSTRDDDPDLPEERSLKGRENMEIKLNQEQETAEVRDFMHYLKTGEKRDNGITTTDAGVVIPKEILDIQKVPTDVRNLSAVINRVSVTSGMGSLPILQKNTARLTTAEERAENPEIAKAVLKSVDYKALTYRGALPLSMEMVQDAPNLKTLLNTYVQEAKELTEQYQIGKILQTATAVSATTTDDLKTAYNKGLANYQRQWIVTESFYNAVDLLKDGNGRYLLQDSIASASGKALFGASVLVVSDDVLGVDGDAKAFVGDPKAFVLEAMRSDVAIEWDHNENFERILAVALRADFKPADTNAGKFITFGSGK, from the coding sequence ATGAAAATTTCAGAAATAGAAACAGAGCTAAATGCTTTAAAAAAGCAAAAGGCAAACAAGATTGTAGAAGTTCGTGCATTAGCAGATTCTGATGATTCAGATGTGGCAGATGTGCAAAAGGGTGTTTCTTCTATTGATGACTTGCAAGAGCAAATTGATGCTTTACAGGCGCAATTAGATGCCATTAAAAAAGCACAAGGGCTGTCAGACGATTCAACTGATGACAGTACACGAGATGATGACCCAGATTTACCAGAAGAACGCAGTTTGAAAGGACGAGAAAACATGGAAATTAAATTGAATCAAGAACAAGAAACAGCCGAAGTACGAGACTTCATGCACTACTTAAAGACTGGTGAAAAGCGTGACAACGGTATTACCACAACTGATGCAGGTGTTGTCATTCCAAAAGAGATTTTGGATATTCAAAAAGTACCAACAGATGTGCGTAACCTGTCTGCTGTTATTAATCGTGTCTCTGTTACATCAGGAATGGGTTCACTGCCAATTCTACAAAAGAATACGGCACGTTTAACAACAGCAGAAGAACGAGCTGAAAACCCTGAAATTGCAAAGGCAGTTTTGAAGAGTGTCGATTATAAGGCACTTACTTATCGTGGTGCTTTGCCATTGTCTATGGAAATGGTACAAGATGCACCTAACCTTAAAACATTGCTCAACACGTATGTTCAAGAGGCTAAGGAATTAACAGAGCAGTACCAAATTGGAAAGATTTTGCAAACAGCCACTGCTGTGTCAGCAACTACAACTGATGACTTAAAGACAGCATATAATAAGGGCTTGGCAAACTATCAACGCCAATGGATTGTGACTGAAAGTTTCTACAATGCTGTTGATTTGTTGAAAGATGGTAATGGTCGTTACTTGTTACAAGATTCAATCGCTAGTGCATCAGGTAAGGCATTGTTTGGAGCTAGTGTACTTGTTGTTTCTGATGATGTGCTTGGTGTTGATGGTGATGCAAAAGCCTTTGTTGGTGACCCTAAAGCCTTCGTGTTGGAAGCTATGCGTTCTGATGTCGCGATTGAATGGGATCACAATGAAAACTTTGAACGTATTCTCGCAGTAGCTTTGCGTGCAGACTTTAAGCCAGCTGACACTAATGCAGGTAAGTTCATTACATTTGGTTCAGGTAAGTAA
- a CDS encoding phage gp6-like head-tail connector protein — translation MALITPQELQDELNIDDEENELQTLTSLISGATAMIKASIQMKITDDDILAVDAELYNRLIKTLATSMYYDRELSNGYSTGVRIMLTNLRSEIVGAANA, via the coding sequence ATGGCGTTAATTACACCACAAGAGCTACAAGATGAACTAAATATTGATGATGAAGAGAACGAGCTTCAAACACTTACGAGCTTGATTAGTGGCGCCACTGCCATGATTAAGGCATCTATTCAAATGAAAATCACAGATGATGATATTTTAGCGGTTGATGCAGAGCTGTATAACCGTTTGATTAAGACATTGGCTACTTCAATGTACTATGATCGTGAATTGAGTAATGGTTATTCAACTGGAGTTCGTATCATGTTGACAAATCTTAGAAGTGAGATTGTGGGGGCTGCCAATGCTTAG
- a CDS encoding phage head closure protein → MLRYKLLKYKPSDFNKRAQFGTVKSVVNPNTGQKVKQFVSQIGLKYAPRTRSMTQQYSITGTSLEDTILIVVRHNKAINKKLIVMLPDKTYYDIASISPDDSNNVITYDIVTLKLNTSIQ, encoded by the coding sequence ATGCTTAGATATAAATTACTTAAATACAAACCAAGTGACTTCAATAAAAGAGCACAGTTTGGCACAGTTAAATCAGTGGTTAATCCTAACACAGGACAAAAAGTTAAACAGTTTGTCTCGCAAATAGGATTAAAATATGCGCCACGTACTCGTAGCATGACACAGCAATATTCCATTACAGGAACAAGTTTAGAAGACACTATTTTGATTGTAGTGAGGCATAACAAAGCGATTAATAAGAAGTTAATTGTTATGTTACCAGATAAAACTTATTACGATATTGCTAGTATCAGTCCAGATGATTCTAACAACGTGATCACATACGATATTGTAACTTTGAAATTAAACACATCAATACAATAG
- a CDS encoding tyrosine-type recombinase/integrase: protein MQIKQVDSKHGKVYEVVGYIGRHQDGTQARAKKRGFDSKRSAQQWFNNEVALFSNGQSKYNKKTTPNVMTVKELYDMWINTYQQSVEESTLGKTMTIFRLHVLPQWADIKVNEIKPIDLQLYINTLQREMQMYRKVTGYFRKMLDVAVKMDMIENNPFVKVELPKERRVFDKPKQFMEASEFKEFIDVLDKKYQYVNRQAYTLLRLGAFTGMRTEEILALEWQHIDFDGGYISIEQALGRGLAGSTYLKEPKSRTSKRTLKIESSMVRALASWYDTTQYKNDDDFVFTNGGKTLQPLRPNKWLHDVSDRYGVAVGLSMHKLRHTWATLAIDQGASVKQVQTYLGHADASITLNIYSGITKRASDETGSILNGLID, encoded by the coding sequence ATGCAGATAAAACAAGTTGATAGCAAACATGGTAAAGTCTATGAAGTTGTGGGCTACATTGGTAGGCATCAGGACGGAACGCAAGCAAGAGCCAAGAAACGAGGTTTTGACAGTAAACGTAGTGCACAACAGTGGTTTAACAATGAGGTGGCTCTGTTTAGCAATGGACAGAGTAAATACAATAAAAAAACAACCCCTAACGTTATGACCGTTAAAGAGTTGTATGATATGTGGATAAACACCTATCAGCAAAGCGTTGAAGAAAGTACGTTAGGTAAAACCATGACCATATTTAGGCTTCACGTGCTTCCACAATGGGCTGACATCAAGGTAAATGAAATCAAACCCATTGACTTACAACTATACATTAACACATTACAACGAGAAATGCAGATGTACAGAAAAGTTACAGGGTACTTCCGTAAAATGTTAGATGTGGCTGTAAAGATGGATATGATAGAAAATAATCCATTTGTTAAGGTTGAGTTACCAAAAGAGAGACGAGTATTTGATAAGCCTAAGCAATTCATGGAGGCATCAGAATTTAAAGAGTTTATAGATGTTTTAGATAAGAAATACCAATATGTCAATCGACAGGCATACACACTGCTTAGATTAGGCGCTTTCACTGGTATGCGAACAGAAGAAATACTTGCGTTAGAATGGCAACATATTGATTTTGATGGCGGTTATATCAGCATTGAGCAGGCATTGGGCCGTGGCTTGGCAGGTAGCACTTATCTAAAAGAACCAAAGAGCAGAACAAGTAAGCGTACTCTGAAAATTGAGAGTTCAATGGTTAGAGCATTGGCTAGTTGGTATGATACCACCCAATATAAAAATGATGATGATTTTGTATTCACCAATGGCGGTAAGACATTACAACCGTTACGACCTAATAAGTGGCTACATGATGTTAGTGATAGGTATGGTGTAGCAGTTGGCTTATCAATGCACAAATTACGCCACACTTGGGCTACATTGGCTATTGATCAGGGCGCAAGTGTTAAGCAGGTACAGACATATTTAGGTCATGCAGATGCCAGTATCACACTTAATATTTATAGTGGGATAACTAAGCGAGCGAGTGATGAAACAGGTAGTATTTTAAACGGACTAATTGATTAA
- the tgt gene encoding tRNA guanosine(34) transglycosylase Tgt yields the protein MANEKHPAVWYEHLHTEKYTGARRGRIHTPHGTFETPMFMPVGTQGAVKGVGTRELKDIGSQFILSNTYHLWVRPGDELIAEAGGLHKYMGWDQAILTDSGGFQVFSLSDARKLKEEGVTFQNHVNGDRMFLSPEVAMRIQNNLGSDVMMQLDEAIPYFETYDYIKNSMQRSLRWAERAKVAHKKTDTQALFGIVQGAGFKALRTESANNLVDMDLPGYAVGGLSVGESKTEMNRVLDFTMPLLPEDKPRYLMGVAAPDSLIDGVMRGVDMFDCVLPTRIGRKGTLMTRYGRVVIRNSKYKNDFTPLDPDLSYYSPNPIRKEQFGNLAQYDIPGYNPFKTLTRSYLHHLFNANELLGAQLASEHNLRFLLQFMEDMRTAIENDELLAFRETVMEEYGYNKPNARLF from the coding sequence ATGGCAAATGAAAAACATCCTGCAGTATGGTATGAACATCTTCATACTGAAAAGTATACAGGTGCTCGACGAGGTCGTATTCACACGCCACACGGTACGTTTGAAACACCGATGTTTATGCCGGTTGGCACACAAGGTGCTGTAAAAGGTGTGGGCACACGCGAATTAAAAGACATTGGTTCACAATTCATTTTAAGCAATACATATCATCTATGGGTACGTCCTGGAGATGAATTAATTGCTGAAGCAGGCGGTTTGCATAAGTATATGGGATGGGATCAGGCTATTTTAACTGATTCTGGTGGCTTTCAAGTTTTTTCATTGTCTGATGCACGTAAATTAAAAGAAGAAGGCGTAACTTTCCAGAATCATGTTAATGGTGACAGAATGTTTCTATCACCTGAAGTAGCTATGCGGATTCAAAATAACCTTGGGTCTGATGTTATGATGCAGCTAGATGAAGCCATTCCTTATTTTGAAACTTATGATTATATCAAGAATTCAATGCAACGCTCATTACGGTGGGCTGAGCGAGCTAAAGTAGCGCATAAGAAGACAGATACACAGGCTTTATTTGGTATTGTTCAAGGAGCAGGCTTTAAAGCTTTGCGTACTGAATCGGCTAATAACTTGGTCGATATGGATTTACCTGGATATGCAGTCGGTGGTCTATCAGTCGGTGAATCGAAAACTGAAATGAATCGTGTTCTTGACTTCACCATGCCACTATTACCAGAAGATAAGCCACGTTACTTGATGGGGGTAGCAGCACCTGATTCATTAATAGATGGCGTTATGCGCGGTGTTGATATGTTTGATTGTGTATTACCAACTAGAATAGGACGCAAGGGAACATTGATGACACGTTATGGTCGGGTTGTCATCCGAAATTCAAAATATAAAAATGATTTCACGCCGTTAGATCCTGATTTGAGTTATTACTCGCCAAATCCTATTCGTAAGGAACAATTTGGCAATTTAGCGCAGTATGATATTCCAGGCTACAATCCTTTTAAAACATTAACTCGTTCTTATTTACATCACCTATTTAATGCAAATGAATTATTGGGAGCACAATTGGCTTCGGAGCATAATTTGCGTTTCTTATTACAATTCATGGAAGATATGCGTACTGCTATTGAAAATGATGAACTGTTAGCTTTCCGTGAAACTGTTATGGAAGAATATGGATATAATAAGCCTAATGCACGATTATTCTAA
- the yajC gene encoding preprotein translocase subunit YajC produces MSLNLILPLVIIVAMFWFMSRQQKKQREQQQNMQKSMQKGSKVVTIGGLHAVVDSVDNAAKTVDLDAEGVILTYELSAIRSISNPVDTEKPTVADITPADKVEETSEKITDDAEKPADDK; encoded by the coding sequence ATGTCGTTGAATTTGATTTTGCCATTAGTAATTATTGTGGCAATGTTCTGGTTTATGTCACGTCAGCAAAAGAAGCAACGTGAACAACAACAAAATATGCAAAAAAGTATGCAAAAAGGTAGCAAAGTTGTTACCATTGGTGGTTTGCATGCAGTTGTTGATAGCGTGGATAACGCTGCGAAGACTGTTGATTTAGATGCTGAAGGTGTTATTTTAACATATGAATTATCAGCTATTCGTTCTATTAGCAATCCAGTAGATACTGAAAAGCCAACTGTGGCTGACATTACACCTGCTGATAAGGTTGAAGAAACAAGTGAAAAAATTACTGACGATGCTGAAAAGCCAGCAGATGACAAGTAA
- a CDS encoding alpha/beta fold hydrolase, with translation MKTVTKVMSDGTKIVYDEYGNDQLKTVFLLHGNGSSARYFKRQLPNYTAYFHVIAIDSRGHGRSSNTKKSINMVDVIRDIDELRQGLSIDKIILIGYSDGANIALKYAVKNPNHVSRMVLNAPNLTADGVYRILWWGDAIARFVTELFSPISQKARRRHVQLHVMSEPLNITRAQLKTLAIPTLFVIGQFDVVKRQHIENISKIMLVAKVLILRGHGHFVTYTNPRKFAQLITPFLLGGKHEGY, from the coding sequence ATGAAAACAGTCACAAAAGTTATGTCGGATGGTACAAAAATTGTATATGACGAATATGGTAATGATCAGTTAAAAACTGTTTTTTTATTACATGGAAATGGTAGCTCCGCTCGCTATTTTAAGCGACAATTACCTAACTATACGGCATACTTTCATGTGATTGCGATAGATTCTCGAGGACATGGTCGCTCTTCTAATACAAAAAAATCTATTAATATGGTAGATGTGATTCGTGATATCGACGAATTGAGACAAGGACTTTCTATCGATAAAATAATTCTAATTGGTTATAGTGACGGTGCAAATATTGCATTGAAATATGCCGTTAAAAATCCAAATCATGTTTCTAGAATGGTTTTGAACGCGCCTAATCTAACGGCCGATGGTGTTTATCGTATTTTATGGTGGGGGGATGCTATTGCACGATTTGTAACTGAATTATTTTCACCAATTAGTCAGAAAGCACGTCGCCGTCATGTACAACTTCATGTCATGAGTGAGCCGCTGAATATTACACGGGCACAATTAAAGACACTAGCTATACCGACATTATTTGTTATCGGGCAATTTGATGTCGTTAAACGGCAACACATCGAAAATATTTCAAAAATTATGCTAGTTGCCAAAGTTTTGATTCTTCGTGGCCACGGGCACTTCGTAACGTACACCAATCCGCGGAAGTTTGCACAGTTGATTACACCATTTTTACTTGGGGGAAAGCATGAAGGGTATTAA